The following proteins come from a genomic window of Pirellula staleyi DSM 6068:
- a CDS encoding ThuA domain-containing protein, with product MKLKGLLDCFFVRTGFQSKPIAAIDIPGDLFPAANSILFTTSAAGLSTMLCGTISRFVLLTAAFALIGQLDAQNTLAQEPAKRSKQLLLLAQGPDGHPVGTHEYVLGQKRLAELLKPIDGLEIKIEMAEAAWPEKSDALDGADGVVLFLSEGAKWLSAEPRRLEIFHKFAARGGGLTVIHWGMGTRKAEPIPPFVALFGACHGGEDRKYKFVKTSIRPVSETHPITQGLGELQIYDEFYYRLKEVRDEANKDQQLITPLIEAKIDDKWELIGWCWERPDEGRSFGFSALHVHTNWDEPAYQRLMTQGVLWTLKMTPPSNWMEPMK from the coding sequence ATGAAGCTCAAGGGCCTCCTCGACTGCTTTTTTGTGCGCACAGGCTTTCAAAGCAAGCCGATCGCAGCGATTGATATTCCTGGCGATCTGTTTCCAGCAGCCAATTCGATCTTGTTCACCACTTCAGCAGCAGGGCTCTCCACCATGCTATGCGGCACCATCTCTCGGTTCGTACTTCTGACAGCCGCATTTGCTCTCATCGGTCAACTCGATGCGCAGAACACGCTTGCCCAGGAGCCAGCGAAACGTTCCAAGCAACTGCTACTTCTCGCCCAGGGACCTGACGGTCATCCCGTAGGGACGCACGAGTATGTTTTGGGGCAGAAGCGGCTGGCGGAACTCTTAAAACCGATCGATGGTCTAGAGATCAAAATCGAAATGGCCGAAGCTGCGTGGCCTGAAAAGAGCGACGCACTCGACGGTGCTGATGGCGTGGTGCTTTTCCTCTCGGAAGGTGCGAAGTGGCTCAGTGCCGAGCCTCGTCGACTCGAAATCTTCCACAAGTTTGCCGCACGTGGCGGTGGACTCACGGTGATTCACTGGGGGATGGGAACGCGCAAGGCGGAGCCGATTCCTCCGTTCGTCGCGTTATTCGGCGCTTGTCACGGCGGCGAAGATCGTAAATACAAGTTCGTGAAGACCAGCATCCGACCAGTCTCCGAAACGCACCCGATTACCCAAGGTCTCGGCGAACTACAAATCTATGATGAGTTCTATTACCGACTCAAAGAAGTGCGCGACGAAGCGAACAAAGATCAGCAGCTGATTACCCCGCTGATCGAGGCCAAGATCGACGACAAATGGGAGCTGATCGGCTGGTGCTGGGAACGTCCTGATGAAGGACGCAGCTTTGGTTTTTCAGCACTACACGTGCACACCAATTGGGACGAGCCTGCGTATCAACGCCTCATGACCCAAGGGGTGCTCTGGACCCTCAAGATGACCCCACCCAGCAACTGGATGGAGCCGATGAAATAG
- a CDS encoding SHD1 domain-containing protein: MRKSLARWCKVALVGLIASLTLIDTAMACRWLAARRSRRCCPPPPCCEVAGETGAAAAAGDAPVEPTPMPEPEAPAPMPEPAPMTPAAEVPAPEATKPEVPAPEAPAPAPMPEPPAPVPAPETPAPEPPAPVLAPEAPAPAPAPEPAPVPAPGAPAPEPAPAPEVPAPEVPAPEAPAPAPMPAPADDLGDLFDTPKPAPAPAPEAPAPEAPAPEAPAPAEEPAEAPAPAPMPAPAADDPFAPAAEAPAPAPVPAEEPAEAPAPAPAADDPFAPVAAPAAEAPAPAPAPAADPVDDLFGEPAAPAPAAEPAAPAAEAAEVPAEEPPPANTPVPAADDPFADPFKISAEGLPLRNWTDSTGGFRVEGRLILILDGKVRILKTTGRTTTVPVERLSPADQEYVREVIERHGSEKLAELAAR, encoded by the coding sequence ATGCGCAAGTCGCTCGCACGATGGTGCAAGGTGGCGTTGGTTGGTCTGATTGCTTCGCTCACACTGATCGACACGGCAATGGCCTGTCGTTGGTTGGCTGCTCGACGTTCGCGTCGCTGCTGCCCTCCACCGCCATGCTGCGAAGTTGCCGGGGAAACTGGTGCGGCAGCTGCAGCGGGCGATGCCCCTGTGGAACCGACCCCGATGCCCGAGCCAGAAGCTCCTGCACCGATGCCCGAGCCAGCTCCAATGACGCCCGCTGCTGAGGTGCCAGCCCCTGAGGCAACAAAGCCTGAGGTTCCAGCCCCAGAAGCTCCCGCTCCGGCTCCAATGCCTGAACCACCAGCACCGGTTCCAGCTCCGGAAACGCCGGCCCCTGAACCACCAGCGCCCGTGCTAGCGCCTGAAGCACCTGCACCTGCACCGGCACCAGAACCAGCGCCAGTTCCGGCTCCGGGAGCTCCTGCTCCTGAACCAGCCCCTGCACCAGAAGTCCCCGCTCCAGAAGTCCCTGCCCCAGAAGCACCCGCTCCGGCACCAATGCCAGCTCCGGCGGACGACCTGGGGGACTTGTTCGACACTCCCAAGCCAGCACCGGCTCCCGCTCCCGAAGCTCCCGCTCCCGAAGCTCCAGCCCCTGAAGCACCAGCTCCTGCTGAAGAACCAGCGGAAGCCCCAGCACCGGCCCCGATGCCAGCACCCGCTGCAGACGATCCCTTTGCTCCGGCTGCTGAAGCTCCCGCTCCTGCACCTGTGCCAGCTGAAGAGCCAGCCGAGGCTCCCGCTCCAGCACCTGCTGCCGACGATCCTTTTGCTCCTGTCGCTGCGCCCGCTGCTGAGGCACCTGCCCCCGCACCAGCACCAGCCGCTGATCCTGTTGACGACCTGTTTGGCGAACCTGCCGCTCCCGCACCAGCAGCAGAACCTGCTGCACCAGCCGCTGAAGCTGCCGAAGTTCCAGCCGAAGAGCCACCACCAGCCAACACGCCAGTCCCCGCTGCTGATGATCCCTTTGCCGACCCCTTCAAGATCTCGGCTGAAGGTCTTCCGCTTCGCAACTGGACCGACAGCACCGGTGGCTTCCGAGTCGAAGGCCGTTTGATTCTGATCCTCGATGGCAAGGTACGTATTCTCAAGACAACCGGTCGCACCACGACTGTGCCTGTCGAACGTCTTAGCCCTGCGGATCAAGAGTATGTTCGCGAAGTGATCGAGCGTCACGGTAGCGAAAAATTGGCCGAGCTTGCTGCACGGTAA
- a CDS encoding PAS domain S-box protein, translating to MAISYFERPTSQRLLEMLRHTLDSTGSFLTLVSLHEGTCEIVGRPDWLRPIVDHPAYRTSWRQLVHNDDAEKLYEAWSSLLAGNSENYSVDYRFCDRWGEYRWLREQVAVVSTDQHGRPVEMVVLHREFTPTVQRDKMLDAHDEIVTKMTEGMPLMAMLSKLAETIEAHFPGSRVSVMMLDAQREHLGIVAAPSMPPELVTTFSNIPVGPEFGACGAAAYLKQRVIVHDVREDSRTIPYLPILEPYDLRAIWSHPILDGSQEVIGTFALYRSRPFTPDAEEIRLTEMAARLAGLAIERHSQAELLVRREDRFRRLAESSRIVPWEADGVSDVYLYVGPQAEKIWGYPQADFLKPRFWIDHLVHPDDREMCEELCSKIIAPQELYEWDYRTVGADGRTIWVHDVVNVNWRGSRLAQMFGYLIDITDRKQAEEQLRESEERYRLLAEQSADMISRVDPSGIWRYVSCACTSVLGYDPSELVGTYTMDVVHVDDRREAAELLMAIDRWPDVPNFTCRARHKHGHYVLLETMGKPIYDAHTGRLAEIIFFSRDITSREEQSLRVRAREAELAHAERLSTMGQLAAELAHELNQPLYALANYAQAAQGLVAGWEVPNKQMLLDWTAQMMQQARRASEVVRRITSFVRQGELDRQPVNLNECVEEIGMLMEISARQRGIDLVYELGESLPLVKVDRLLIEQVILNLVRNGLEATEPSEGGAAKLTVETSTTAQAVRLRVIDQGRGIPNDKLSCLFEPYFTTKPDGTGIGLAICRRAIESHGGVIWGENNPGGGATFAFELPHASPAAGESA from the coding sequence ATGGCCATCAGCTATTTCGAGCGACCGACGAGCCAACGTTTGTTGGAGATGCTGCGGCATACGCTGGATAGCACCGGTTCGTTCCTCACGCTCGTGAGTCTTCACGAGGGGACGTGCGAGATTGTGGGGCGTCCCGATTGGCTCCGGCCGATTGTCGATCATCCAGCCTATCGCACGTCGTGGCGGCAGCTCGTGCATAACGACGACGCCGAAAAGTTGTATGAGGCCTGGTCGTCGCTCCTGGCAGGTAATTCCGAGAACTACTCGGTTGATTATCGATTTTGCGATCGCTGGGGAGAGTATCGCTGGCTGCGCGAGCAAGTGGCGGTGGTATCGACCGATCAGCATGGTCGTCCCGTCGAAATGGTGGTATTGCACCGCGAGTTCACGCCGACGGTGCAGCGTGACAAGATGCTTGATGCGCACGATGAAATCGTGACCAAGATGACGGAAGGGATGCCGCTGATGGCGATGCTTTCGAAGCTCGCCGAGACAATCGAGGCGCATTTTCCTGGGTCCCGCGTGAGTGTGATGATGCTCGATGCGCAGCGCGAGCATTTGGGGATTGTGGCAGCGCCGTCGATGCCTCCGGAGTTAGTGACAACGTTCAGTAATATTCCAGTGGGACCCGAATTTGGCGCGTGTGGTGCGGCGGCGTACTTGAAGCAACGTGTGATCGTGCACGATGTGCGTGAAGATTCGCGAACAATTCCCTATCTTCCCATTCTGGAACCGTACGATCTGCGTGCAATTTGGTCGCATCCGATTCTTGATGGATCTCAGGAGGTGATCGGAACTTTTGCGCTTTATCGCTCACGTCCGTTCACACCTGATGCCGAAGAAATTCGTCTCACCGAAATGGCGGCACGGCTCGCTGGGCTGGCCATCGAACGACACTCGCAAGCGGAATTACTGGTGCGACGCGAAGATCGTTTCCGGCGACTTGCAGAAAGTAGCCGCATCGTCCCCTGGGAAGCCGACGGTGTGAGCGACGTCTATCTGTATGTAGGCCCTCAAGCCGAAAAAATCTGGGGCTATCCCCAAGCCGATTTTCTGAAGCCACGTTTCTGGATCGATCATCTGGTGCATCCCGATGACCGCGAAATGTGCGAGGAATTGTGCTCGAAAATCATCGCCCCTCAAGAGCTCTATGAGTGGGACTATCGCACCGTGGGGGCCGATGGCCGAACCATTTGGGTGCATGATGTGGTGAACGTGAACTGGCGTGGTTCGCGTTTGGCACAGATGTTTGGCTACTTGATCGACATCACCGATCGTAAGCAAGCGGAAGAACAGCTTCGCGAAAGTGAAGAGCGCTATCGATTGCTCGCCGAACAATCGGCCGACATGATCAGCCGCGTCGATCCATCGGGCATTTGGCGTTATGTCTCGTGCGCGTGTACGTCGGTGTTGGGCTACGACCCTTCCGAACTGGTTGGCACCTACACCATGGATGTGGTGCATGTAGACGATCGCCGCGAAGCTGCTGAACTGCTGATGGCGATCGATCGCTGGCCCGATGTTCCGAACTTCACTTGTCGCGCCCGTCACAAGCATGGTCATTACGTGCTGCTCGAAACGATGGGTAAGCCGATCTACGACGCTCACACGGGGCGTTTAGCCGAGATTATTTTTTTCTCGCGTGACATTACCTCGCGCGAGGAACAATCGCTACGCGTGAGGGCTCGCGAAGCCGAACTCGCGCATGCCGAGCGGCTGAGTACGATGGGACAGCTGGCGGCTGAGTTGGCACACGAACTGAATCAACCACTCTATGCACTTGCGAACTATGCGCAGGCAGCTCAAGGGTTGGTGGCAGGGTGGGAAGTCCCCAACAAGCAGATGCTGCTCGACTGGACCGCGCAGATGATGCAGCAAGCGCGTCGCGCTTCGGAAGTGGTGCGGCGGATCACCAGCTTTGTTCGTCAAGGGGAACTCGATCGTCAGCCTGTCAATCTGAACGAATGTGTGGAAGAGATTGGGATGCTGATGGAAATCAGTGCCCGTCAGCGGGGCATCGATCTGGTGTATGAACTCGGAGAGTCGTTGCCGCTGGTGAAGGTCGATCGTCTGCTGATCGAGCAAGTCATTTTGAATCTCGTCCGCAACGGCCTCGAAGCGACGGAACCGAGCGAGGGTGGAGCCGCCAAATTAACGGTTGAGACATCCACCACCGCTCAGGCAGTTCGTTTGCGGGTGATCGACCAAGGGCGAGGCATTCCGAACGACAAATTAAGCTGCCTGTTTGAGCCTTATTTCACCACCAAGCCCGACGGCACCGGTATTGGCCTAGCGATCTGTCGCCGGGCTATTGAATCGCACGGGGGAGTGATCTGGGGGGAGAATAATCCAGGTGGCGGCGCGACTTTCGCCTTCGAACTCCCCCATGCAAGCCCGGCCGCCGGAGAATCGGCCTAA
- a CDS encoding ABC transporter ATP-binding protein gives MPSSTPIVETSELTKIYGQFTALSRCSLSVETGEVFGLLGPNGAGKTTLIRLLLGYLKPSAGSAKVSGFDCHRQSVEVRKVLSYLPAEAAMFPHMRGKEVLQFFADVRPGGSLPRALEFAERLELDFSRRVNFMSTGMRQKLALAATLAADTPVYILDEPTANLDPNVRSTVLAMVSEARARGRTVIFSSHVLSEVEEVCDRVVIVRKGELVCTQEMSQLRMQHRILCRLDAPLDEDLSSAIPGLRVIRRTDREVVFETAGELQPLLGWLATLPLSDVKIEPVGLRAIYDRYHNTQPGAVQSPPSTPELSLEGAK, from the coding sequence TTGCCAAGCTCCACCCCGATCGTCGAAACCTCGGAACTGACGAAGATCTACGGGCAGTTCACGGCGCTCAGTCGCTGCTCGCTCTCCGTCGAGACTGGCGAGGTATTCGGACTGCTCGGGCCCAACGGAGCTGGAAAAACAACCCTCATTCGGCTGCTGCTCGGCTATCTCAAGCCCTCAGCTGGCAGCGCTAAAGTCTCAGGATTCGACTGCCACCGTCAATCGGTCGAAGTTCGCAAAGTCCTTTCTTATCTGCCCGCTGAAGCAGCCATGTTCCCCCACATGCGTGGTAAAGAAGTGCTGCAATTCTTCGCCGACGTCCGTCCAGGTGGAAGCCTCCCGCGCGCTCTCGAATTCGCCGAACGCCTGGAACTCGACTTTTCCCGCCGGGTGAACTTCATGTCAACCGGCATGCGGCAGAAACTGGCCCTCGCAGCCACATTGGCGGCCGATACGCCGGTCTACATCCTCGACGAACCGACCGCCAACCTCGATCCGAACGTTCGGAGCACTGTATTGGCTATGGTCTCCGAAGCCCGGGCTCGTGGACGAACCGTTATCTTCTCGTCGCACGTCCTGTCGGAAGTTGAAGAAGTGTGCGACCGGGTGGTGATCGTGCGCAAAGGAGAACTCGTTTGTACGCAAGAAATGTCGCAGCTGCGCATGCAGCATCGCATTTTGTGCCGACTCGATGCTCCGCTCGACGAAGATCTCTCGTCGGCCATACCGGGACTTCGTGTGATCCGGCGTACCGATCGAGAAGTTGTCTTTGAAACTGCAGGGGAATTACAGCCGCTGCTTGGCTGGCTCGCTACCCTGCCCCTCTCCGATGTGAAGATCGAACCGGTCGGCCTGCGAGCGATTTACGATCGATATCACAACACTCAGCCCGGCGCAGTGCAGTCGCCCCCCAGCACCCCTGAACTTTCCCTCGAAGGAGCGAAGTAG
- a CDS encoding ABC transporter permease subunit codes for MNRAVLKKCIIEVRLLLAACALALFAFCWVRVWIVSTIESSVFSSILDKLWDKFESFAPVPLSQLVTYTGRIAMTYDEPIVVMCMSLFAIARGSDAVSGELNRGTMEMLLAQPVSRLQVLTTQAIVTITGVILLAVASYAGVATGVQLTSVQEEPPARVLEIPGFSFNIPLEFKPREKVTIPMRERVKTEHLIPGAVNLLCLGVCLAGLATLVSSWERYRWRTIGIIVTFWVLSTVAKVLGTAVDGWEVLRYVSIFTAYEPQKFISIAMNAPDFNWALSYASAKGPIELGPLGCNLILLFIGAVGYIFSAIIFIKRDLPAPL; via the coding sequence ATGAACCGTGCTGTCCTGAAAAAATGCATCATCGAAGTCAGGCTGCTGCTAGCCGCGTGTGCTCTTGCGCTGTTTGCCTTCTGCTGGGTTCGCGTCTGGATCGTTAGCACCATCGAATCGAGCGTTTTCAGCTCGATTCTCGATAAACTGTGGGACAAATTCGAAAGTTTCGCGCCGGTCCCACTCAGCCAACTTGTCACCTACACCGGCCGCATTGCCATGACCTACGACGAGCCGATCGTGGTGATGTGCATGTCGCTGTTTGCCATCGCTCGTGGCAGCGACGCCGTCAGTGGCGAGCTCAATCGTGGCACCATGGAGATGCTGCTCGCGCAGCCAGTGAGTCGCCTGCAAGTTCTCACCACACAGGCTATCGTCACGATCACCGGGGTCATCCTCCTCGCAGTTGCCAGCTATGCTGGCGTGGCTACTGGGGTGCAGCTCACCTCCGTGCAGGAAGAACCTCCCGCGCGGGTTCTCGAGATTCCGGGCTTCAGCTTCAACATTCCGCTGGAGTTCAAACCTCGTGAGAAGGTTACTATTCCGATGCGCGAGCGAGTGAAGACCGAGCATCTAATCCCCGGCGCGGTGAACTTGCTCTGCCTCGGCGTTTGCCTGGCGGGACTGGCCACGCTTGTTTCGTCGTGGGAACGCTATCGCTGGCGCACGATCGGCATCATCGTGACATTCTGGGTACTCTCGACCGTTGCGAAAGTCTTGGGAACAGCCGTCGATGGCTGGGAAGTACTCCGCTACGTCAGTATTTTCACGGCTTACGAGCCTCAGAAGTTCATCAGCATCGCGATGAACGCACCAGATTTTAACTGGGCACTTTCGTACGCATCGGCCAAGGGGCCGATCGAACTGGGACCGCTCGGCTGCAATCTGATCCTGCTCTTTATCGGAGCTGTCGGCTACATCTTTTCCGCCATTATCTTCATCAAGCGAGACCTCCCGGCCCCGCTTTAA
- a CDS encoding iron-sulfur cluster assembly protein — protein MAEFVQVARLADLPDPSHHLFEVDDRVVVLAHLGGQLYCIDDICTHDGGPLSDGGIDGLEIACPRHGAKFDLRTGKALTMPATEDTLAHEVKVEEGLVYIRLNDPDAPRPAVPTPVVSTAGTTGMPATPESTFGTNEVVNDGVAKSSPSSAAEAESTNRELSEDRVREELKKVIDPELFVNIVDLGLIYNVDLVPHESGKIDVKIDMTMTSPMCPAGPQMIANSKQVLAAIDQVGNVEVKIVLDPPWTPDKMTDDARDQLGIF, from the coding sequence ATGGCTGAGTTTGTGCAGGTAGCTCGATTAGCAGATTTGCCCGACCCGAGTCATCATCTATTCGAAGTGGATGATCGCGTGGTGGTGCTGGCACACCTGGGTGGTCAGCTGTACTGCATCGACGATATCTGCACGCACGACGGCGGCCCGCTGAGTGATGGTGGCATCGACGGTCTCGAAATCGCTTGCCCACGTCACGGCGCTAAGTTCGATTTGCGAACAGGCAAAGCGCTCACGATGCCAGCAACCGAAGATACACTAGCCCACGAAGTGAAAGTGGAAGAGGGCTTGGTTTACATCCGTCTGAACGATCCCGATGCACCGCGACCTGCAGTTCCCACACCAGTGGTGAGCACAGCGGGAACCACCGGGATGCCAGCCACTCCAGAAAGCACGTTTGGCACGAATGAAGTGGTGAATGATGGAGTCGCGAAGAGCTCTCCTTCGTCGGCGGCCGAAGCGGAATCGACCAACCGCGAACTGAGTGAAGATCGTGTTCGCGAAGAGCTCAAGAAGGTGATCGATCCTGAGTTGTTCGTGAACATCGTCGATCTGGGGCTGATCTACAATGTTGATCTCGTGCCACATGAGTCGGGCAAGATCGATGTGAAGATCGACATGACCATGACCAGCCCAATGTGCCCCGCTGGTCCGCAAATGATCGCCAACAGCAAGCAAGTGCTCGCCGCGATTGATCAGGTGGGCAATGTCGAGGTGAAGATCGTTCTCGATCCACCATGGACTCCCGACAAAATGACCGACGACGCACGAGATCAACTCGGCATTTTCTAA
- the sufD gene encoding Fe-S cluster assembly protein SufD translates to MSSTVSSAATESLVGFTQRSFEAFLASRNEPAWLVDLRRRWWDVFQTQSWPARNSEEWIRTDIRLFKPDQYQLPIGSLEAAETTQPLLNVGVQLAGSTSAVDSRPVKSILDPKWAAKGVVFGSLDQLVHTHGDLIRRYLFTEAMNPAYDRFASLHAACWSGGQFLYVPRGVVIDEPVHMLSALHHGGCDMGHTLVVLEEGAEATVLSETASHGEKDAGMHCGATEVIQRANSRLRLVSLQNWGLGVWHFAHQKAVLGRDASLQWTIAAIGSRLAKVNQHVELAGIGAESQVNGVLFSEDKQHLSYHTLQHHKAPQCISDFLYKSALQDKSRTVWRGMIKVDKAAQKTNGYQRNDNLLLSATSRADSIPGLEIEADDVRCTHGSTTGKVDEELIFYAQARGFTRKEATRMIVTGFFQQIFDRITLEQVRDALGLAISRRVREYV, encoded by the coding sequence ATGAGTTCAACTGTTTCCTCTGCTGCAACGGAAAGCCTTGTGGGGTTTACGCAGCGTTCGTTCGAGGCATTTCTGGCTTCGCGAAATGAGCCTGCATGGCTCGTGGATTTGCGTCGCCGCTGGTGGGACGTTTTTCAAACGCAGTCGTGGCCTGCTCGTAACAGCGAAGAGTGGATTCGTACCGATATCCGCCTGTTTAAGCCCGATCAGTATCAGCTGCCGATCGGATCGCTCGAAGCTGCTGAAACCACGCAGCCGCTGCTGAACGTCGGTGTCCAGCTGGCTGGCAGTACCTCCGCGGTCGACAGCCGACCTGTCAAATCGATCCTCGATCCCAAGTGGGCCGCCAAGGGTGTTGTGTTTGGTAGCCTCGATCAACTCGTGCACACGCACGGCGACTTGATCCGGCGCTACCTATTCACCGAAGCGATGAACCCCGCCTACGATCGTTTTGCCTCGCTCCATGCCGCATGCTGGTCGGGAGGTCAATTCCTCTACGTGCCGCGCGGCGTGGTCATCGATGAGCCTGTGCACATGCTCTCGGCCTTGCATCATGGTGGCTGCGACATGGGGCACACCCTGGTGGTGCTCGAAGAGGGCGCTGAAGCGACTGTGCTGAGCGAAACCGCCAGCCACGGCGAAAAAGATGCTGGCATGCACTGCGGTGCAACCGAAGTGATTCAGCGTGCCAACTCGCGCTTGCGGCTGGTGAGCCTGCAGAATTGGGGTCTTGGTGTTTGGCACTTTGCTCATCAAAAAGCAGTGCTGGGGCGCGATGCTTCGCTGCAATGGACGATCGCAGCCATCGGCAGCCGCTTGGCGAAAGTGAATCAACATGTCGAGCTCGCGGGCATTGGTGCCGAGAGCCAGGTGAACGGCGTGCTCTTCTCTGAAGACAAGCAGCACCTGTCGTATCACACGCTGCAGCATCACAAAGCGCCACAGTGCATTAGCGATTTCCTCTACAAGAGCGCTTTGCAAGACAAATCACGCACCGTTTGGCGCGGGATGATCAAGGTCGACAAAGCAGCGCAGAAGACCAACGGGTATCAGCGCAATGATAACCTGCTGCTCTCTGCTACTTCCCGAGCCGACTCGATTCCTGGTCTGGAAATCGAGGCCGACGATGTGCGCTGCACCCACGGCAGCACCACCGGCAAGGTTGATGAAGAACTGATCTTCTACGCCCAAGCACGCGGCTTTACCCGCAAAGAAGCAACACGGATGATCGTGACCGGCTTCTTTCAGCAGATTTTCGATCGCATCACGCTCGAGCAAGTGCGCGATGCTTTGGGCCTCGCCATCAGCAGGCGTGTTCGCGAATACGTCTAG
- the sufB gene encoding Fe-S cluster assembly protein SufB, translated as MATDLTTDTSADPIGEINKYDFRTESTAVFKARKGLDAEIVNQISDMKNEPDWMRQFRLRSLETFFAKPMPKWGGDVSLDFQDIYYYLKPTDHQGHTWDDVPTEIKDTFDKLGIPEAEKKFLAGVKAQFESEVVYGSLKEDLAEKGVIFTDTDTAMKEHPKLFREYFATVIPPDDNKFAALNSAVWSGGSFIYIPKGVKIDFPMQAYFRINAERMGQFERTLIIVDEGASVHYVEGCTAPMYSSESLHSAVVEILVKRGGRCRYTTIQNWANNIYNLVTKRAMAYADATMEWVDGNLGSHLTMKYPAVYMMEPGARGEILSIAFAGAGQHQDAGAKLVHCAPNTTGQIISKSISKNGGRSSYRGLVRVEKGATNVKTNVVCDALILDDKSRSDTYPYIEIAEQDVSIGHEASVSRIGEEQLFYLTSRGLTEAEASTMIVNGFIEPLVKELPMEYAVEMNRLIQLQMEGSVG; from the coding sequence ATGGCCACTGACCTCACGACCGACACCTCAGCCGACCCTATCGGCGAGATCAACAAATACGACTTCCGCACGGAGTCGACCGCCGTGTTCAAAGCACGGAAAGGTCTCGATGCCGAGATCGTCAACCAGATCTCCGACATGAAGAACGAGCCCGATTGGATGCGGCAATTCCGCCTCCGTTCGCTCGAAACGTTCTTCGCCAAGCCGATGCCCAAATGGGGCGGCGATGTCTCGCTCGACTTTCAAGACATCTACTACTATCTGAAGCCCACCGATCACCAAGGTCACACTTGGGACGATGTGCCGACCGAAATCAAAGACACGTTCGACAAGCTTGGCATTCCCGAAGCGGAGAAGAAATTCCTCGCCGGCGTGAAGGCTCAGTTCGAGAGCGAAGTGGTTTACGGTTCGCTGAAAGAAGATCTCGCCGAAAAGGGTGTGATCTTCACCGACACCGATACCGCGATGAAAGAGCATCCCAAACTCTTCCGCGAATACTTTGCCACCGTCATTCCGCCAGACGACAACAAGTTCGCCGCGCTCAACAGTGCCGTTTGGTCGGGTGGTTCGTTCATTTACATTCCCAAGGGTGTGAAGATCGATTTCCCGATGCAGGCCTACTTCCGCATCAATGCCGAGCGGATGGGGCAGTTCGAGCGTACGCTGATCATCGTCGACGAAGGTGCCAGCGTGCATTACGTCGAAGGTTGTACCGCCCCGATGTACAGCAGCGAATCGCTCCACTCCGCCGTTGTCGAAATCCTGGTGAAACGTGGCGGTCGCTGCCGTTACACGACGATCCAGAACTGGGCCAACAACATCTATAACCTCGTGACCAAGCGGGCGATGGCCTACGCCGACGCCACGATGGAATGGGTCGATGGCAACCTAGGATCGCATCTCACGATGAAGTATCCCGCTGTCTACATGATGGAGCCCGGCGCTCGCGGCGAGATCCTGTCAATCGCCTTTGCTGGTGCTGGTCAGCATCAAGATGCTGGTGCCAAGCTGGTGCACTGTGCTCCGAACACCACGGGCCAGATCATCAGCAAGAGCATTAGTAAGAATGGTGGTCGTTCGAGCTATCGTGGTCTCGTGCGTGTCGAAAAAGGTGCGACGAACGTCAAGACCAACGTCGTTTGCGACGCGCTGATTCTCGACGACAAGAGCCGCAGCGACACTTACCCCTACATCGAAATCGCCGAGCAAGATGTTTCGATCGGCCACGAAGCGAGTGTCTCGCGCATTGGGGAGGAACAGTTGTTCTACCTCACCAGCCGCGGCCTCACCGAAGCCGAAGCAAGCACGATGATTGTGAACGGCTTTATCGAGCCACTCGTCAAAGAGTTGCCGATGGAATATGCCGTCGAAATGAACCGCCTCATTCAGCTGCAGATGGAGGGATCGGTAGGTTAG